AAGCTCGAAGAAATCGGTGCCCGTCTCGGGGCCGATGTGCCGTTCTTGGTGCGAGGCGGCACAGCTTTCGCCGAAGGAATTGGCGAAAAGCTCACATTTGTAAAGCCGTTGCAACTGACGGGTGAACAATATTTGCTCGTGGCGACTCCACTTGATTCCGTGCCAACTAAGGATGCCTATGCTGGTGTGCCCAAGTCCGGCCCGGACCGCTGGGAAACTTACAGGGCAAAGTGTATGCGCGCGGGCGGCAAGACCGCGTCGATCGACTTTGCGCTTGCCAATTCCTTCAACGCTTTCGAAGAGTCGGTGTTCCCCAAGCATCCGCTTGTCGAAGAGATGAAAAACGAGTTCAAGCGCCTCGGGGCGAAATCCGTCCTGATGTCGGGGTCGGGGGCGTCGGTTTTTGGCGTCTTTGATTCGCGTAAACAGGCTAAAGAGGCTGCCGAAGAGCTGAAGCCGATCTCCAGGTACCAGGTTGTAACCCGCTTTTTTGAGGGATTTTAGCTAAAACCCTTTGAAATTTTGGCGAAAATGCTATATTTGCGCCACCATTGGGGTATCGTCAAGTGGTAAGACAACGGATTTTGATTCCGTTATTCGTTGGTTCGAATCCAGCTACCCCAATGAATTTTTTTTAACCATTTACTTAATTGGAGTAAAATTATGGAACTCACAAAACTCGCAGCAACCTCGAGAGTGCTAGGCAAGAGCCGCGACTGCGCCCGTCTCCGCAAGGAAGGCAAGATCCCGGCTGTCTATTATGGTAAGGGTCAGGAGTCTGTGAATATCAGCGTTAGCGCAATCGATGTTCGCAAGGTTCTCGCCCCGGGTAAGCGTTACACGCTTCTCGACCTGGAAATTGATGGCAAGGCCGGCAACGCTGCCGTAATTTATAACTACCAGAAGAATCCGCTGACCCAGGAAATCGAACACATTGACTTCCTCAAGATTGAAGAATCTTCCAAGG
This genomic stretch from Fibrobacter sp. UWH4 harbors:
- the ispE gene encoding 4-(cytidine 5'-diphospho)-2-C-methyl-D-erythritol kinase — encoded protein: MKEYAPAKINLFLDVIRKREDGYHDLGTLFQTVDAGDTVSAEPRHDGRITLCYNEPQNYPLESDLVYKAAKLLQQESGTTLGADIYLNKVMPLGAGLGGGSADAAATLRLLNQLWKLKFKFEKLEEIGARLGADVPFLVRGGTAFAEGIGEKLTFVKPLQLTGEQYLLVATPLDSVPTKDAYAGVPKSGPDRWETYRAKCMRAGGKTASIDFALANSFNAFEESVFPKHPLVEEMKNEFKRLGAKSVLMSGSGASVFGVFDSRKQAKEAAEELKPISRYQVVTRFFEGF